The following is a genomic window from Thioclava electrotropha.
ATCGACCGCGGAGACCGGCTTCTGCCCGACTTCGGTGATCAAATCGCCGACGCGCAGCCCTTTTTCATAGGCCGAGGAGGTCTCGTCGATCTGCTTGATGACAAGGCCGTTCGCCTCTTTCGTCAGGCCCATCTCGGTGCGCAACTCATCCGTCAGCGGCGTCACGGTCAGGCCGAGCATGTCCTTCTCGACTTCCTGCGGGGCCTGCACGGCTTTCGGGGGCTGTTCGCCCTCGGCGGCTTCGCGACGGCCCAGCGTCACCAGAAGCGTCTTGGCCTCGCCATCGCGCATCACGGTCACGCGGACCTTCTCGCCCACCGGCGCATCGGCCACGCGACGCACCAGATCGCGGGTGCTCTTGACCTCGCCGCCATCGAAGGAGGTGATCACGTCGCCCGCCTCGATCCCGGCTTCCTTGGCGGGGCCATCGGGCACCTCAGATACAAGCGCGCCTTCGGGGGCCTCGAGCCCCATCGCTTCGGCCATGTCGGCGGTGACGTCCTGGATTTTCACACCCAGCCAGCCGCGCCGCGTCTCGCCGTATTCCTTGAGCTGATCGACCACTTTCGCGACCACGTTCGAGGCCATCGAGAAGCCGATCCCGATCGAGCCGCCATTGGGCGACAGGATCGCGGTGTTCACGCCGACGACCTCGCCTTCCATGTCGAAGAGCGGACCGCCCGAGTTGCCGCGGTTGATCGCGGCATCGGTCTGCAGGTAGTCGTCATAGCTGCCGGACAGCTCGCGGTTGCGCGCCGAGATGATCCCGGCCGAGGCGGAGAAGCCCTGACCCAGCGGGTTGCCCATCGCCATCACCCAGTCGCCGACGCGCACGGCGTCGCTGTCGCCGAAGGCGACGAAGGGCAGGGGGGAATCGCTCTCGACTTTCAAGAGCGCGATGTCGGTTTTCGGATCGGTGCCCACCAGTTTCGCGTCGAGACGCTTGCCCGAGAAGAATTCGATCTCGATCTCGTCGGCATCTTCGATGACGTGATTGTTGGTGACGATATAGCCGTCTTCCGAGATCACGAAGCCGGAGCCGAGCGCGTTCGAGCGACGCGGCGCGCCCCGCCCGTTCGGGCCATTGGGGGCGTTCGGGTTCGGCAGGCCGAAATCGCGGAACAGATCCTCGAAGGGTGAGCCGGGCGGGAAGTTCGGCATTTCGCCGGTCGGCGCGGCCACCGTGGTCGAGGTGGTGATATTCACCACCGAATTGGACACCTGATCGACGAGTTCGGCAAAGCTTTCCGGGGCGGCGCGGGCATAGGCGGGCCCGGCCAGAGGGGCGCAGGCGAGCGCCACGGCAAGCGTGGCGGCGCTCAATCCGGCGCGCAGCATGGATCCGGGTCCGGTGAGGATTGTCATATGGCTCTCCCTTGCTTCGCCGGTGCGGAGGACCGGCGCGATGCTCTCTTTGATTTGAAATGTAGGAGCAGGGAGGGGCGAAGGGAAGTTATTCGCCAAAATTCACGACAGGAAATTGCGTCGCAGGGGGCGGACAAGGGCGCTCTCTTGCGCTCAAGGCACGAGAGAAAGGGCCGCTATCCGAACTGCCGCAGCGCCCAGAGGATCGCCACACCCGTCGCCAGAGCCGCAAGGCCAAGGGCGCGACGTTGGCCCGCCGACATGGCGCGCAGCATGTCCAGCGCCTCCTCGATACGCGAAGGGGCCAGCGCAAGCGCCAGCCCCTCGATCACAAGGACCAGTCCGAGACCGGTCAAGAGCATCGCCATCACTGGCCGACCTGGCTCGCGGATGCACTGCCCCGGCCTGCACCGGTTTCCGGCCCCGGGTTCTCCCCGATCGAGCGCAGGAAGCGCCCGTAATCGAAGTAGAGGCTGTCGGGCTGCGTCACCAGCGACGAGGTCTGCGTCTTCATCGACTGCGCGTAGAATTGCAGCGCGCGCACGAAAGCGAAGAACTGGCGATCCTTGCCGTAAGCATCCGCATAGACCTTGTTGGCCTGCGCATCGGCTTCACCGCGCACGATCTCGGCCTGTTTCTTGGCCTCGGACGTGACCTCGACCGCGGTACGGTCGGCGGTTGCGCGGATGCGCTGTGCAGCTTCTGCGCCGCGGGCGCGCTCGTCGGCGGCCTCGCGTTCACGCTCTGCCCGCATCCGGCCATAGGTGGAGGCGAGGTTCTGCTCGGGCAGATCGGTGCGCGTCAGACGCACGTCGATCACGTCCACGCCCAGTGACAGCGCCTCGCGCCGTGCCAGATCACGGATGCGGTTCATCAGCGGCGTCCGGTCATCCGACAGCACAGCCGTCGAGGGGACCGAGCCCAGAACTTCGCGGATCGCGTTGTTCAGGATGCCGTCGATCCGGCTCTTTGCGGTCGTCTCACCGCCCGCGCCAACGGCTTCGCGGAATTTCACCGCGTCGACGATGCGCCAGCGGGCGAAGGCGTCGACCACGAGACGACGATCGTCCTCGGGCGTGACTTCGAGCGGCTGCGTGGTCAGGCTCAGGATGCGGTCATCATATTTCACGATGGTGTCCACGACCGGAATCTTGAACCCGAGACCGGGCTCGGTCTTCACCTGCTGCACCTCACCGAAGCGCAGCACGAGGGCCTTTTCACGCTCGTCCACCACGAAGACCGAATTCAGTCCGAGGAAGATGAGAACAACGAGAACGGCAATTGCGATAGGTCCGCGCATCAGTTGCTTCCTCCCGTGTTAGCGGTCGAGTTGGTTGTGCTGGACGACGAGCTGGAGTTCTTGCGCAGCTGATCCAGCGGCAGATAGGGCACGACCCCGCCAGCACCGTCTTTGGTATCCACGACGACCTTGTCGACGTTCTGCAGCAGCTTGCCCATGGTTTCGTAGAACATCCGGCGCTTGGTCACTTCGGGCGCTTTCTCGTATTCCGTGAGGATCGAGTTGAAGCGCGCGGCGTCACCTTCGGCTGCGTTCACGATCTGCGCGCGGTAGCCTTCGGCCTCTTCCTTGACCTGAGCGGCCTCACCGCGAGCACCTGCCGTCACCTTGTTGGCATAGGCGTCGGCTTCCTTCTCGAGACGGTCACGCTCCTGCTGGGCGGCTTGCACCTCGCGGAAGCTGTCGATCACCTCGCGCGGCGGGTCGGCACGGTTGAAGTTCACACGGACGATGTTGATGCCTGCATCATAGCTGTCGAGCGTGTTCTGCACCGCCGAGCGCAGATCGCCCGCGATTTCGCCACGTGCGGTCGACAGGATCGGTGCGAGGTTCGAGCGCGCGATGATGTCACGCATCGCGGATTCCGACACCGCGCGGATCGTGTCCTGCGGATCGCCGAGGTTGAACAGGTATTTCGCCGGATCGCTGATGTTCCAGACCACCTGGAATTCGAGATCGACGATATTCTGGTCGCCCGTCAGCATCAGGCCGGTATCGTTCGTGCCTGCGCGGCCCGAGCCGATATCGACGGTCTGTTCGCGCGTCACCGGAACCTTGGAATAGGTGATGAAGGGCCACGGTGCGAGGTTCAGGCCGGGGCCTTTGGTCGCGTAGTAGCGCCCGAACATCAGTTCCACCGAGCGTTCTTCCGGGTTCACCTTGTAGAGCGAGGAGCCGAGCCAGATCGCAACCAGGGCCACAAGGCCGATGACGACCGCGGTCTTGGCCGGGAAGGGGCTCTTGCCGCCGCCTCCGCCGCCATTGGGACGGTTGGGACGATTGCCGCCCCCCTTGCCGCCCATCAGCACCTTGAGCTGCTCGGAGCCCTTGCGCATGAATTCCTCTATTTCCGGGATCTGTCCGCCCTCGCCGGGACGTCGCTGACCGGGACGCTTGTCTTCGCGGTCGTCGTCGCGGTCATCGCCGCCACCGCCTCCGCCGCCCCAGGGGCCTCCGTTGCTCATATGCTCCTCACCTTTCCGTTATCTTGTCGGACAGTTGGGTATCTTTTCCGTGATTTCAATAATGTCTTACAGGGTTCCGCATGGTCACGAGCTCTTCGCCCATGGTCGGGTGGACCGCGCAAGTCGCGTCGAACTGTTCCTTGGTTGCCCCCATTTTGACGGCGATACCGACCATTTGGATCAATTCGCCCGCTTCGGGGGCCACGATATGGCATCCCAGTACGCAGCGCGTCTCGCGGCAAACGATCAATTTCATCAGCACCCGCGCGTCAGAGCCTGCAAAGCTCGAGCGCATCGGTCGGAAGCTGGAGACGTAGACCTCTGCATTGCCGCGCTCCTCTGCCTCTTCCTCGGTGATGCCGACGGTGCCGAATTCGGGTTGGGTGAAGACGGCCGAGGCCACCAGCTCGTGATCGGAGGGGCGGGCATTGGCGCCGAAGACGGTGTCGGCGAAAGCGTGGCCCTCGCGGATCGCGACCGGGGTCAGGTTGATGCGGTCCGTGACATCGCCCACCGCGAAGATCGAGGGCACGTTGGTCTGCGACCATTCATCCACCATGACCTCGCCGCGCTCGCCCAGTTCCACGCCCGCGGTCTCGAGGCCGAGCCCTTCGGTATTCGGTGTGCGGCCGGTCGCGTAGAGCACTGCGTCGAATTCGTCCTCGCGCCCGTCGCCGCAGGTGACTTTCAGGCAGTTCTCGGTCTTTTCGATCTCGGTGATCACGACATGGGTATGAATGTCGACCCCGTTCGCCTGCATCTGATCCACGATCAGATCGCGCGCTTCGCCATCGAAGCCGCGCAGCAGGGGGGAGCGGTTGTATTGCGTGACCTGCACGCCCAGACCGTTGAGGATGCAGGCGAATTCGCAGGCAATGTAGCCGCCGCCGACGATCAGGATGCGCTGGGGCAGGATGTCGAGCTTGAAGATGTCGTTCGAGGTCATCACCAGATCGCAGCCCGGGAATTCGGGCACGAAGGGCCGTCCTCCGACCGCGACGAGGATATGCTTGGTGGTGATCTTCGTGCCATCGGCCAGCGTGACCTCATGCGGGCCAGACACAGTGGCGCGCTGGTCGAAGACCTTCACGCCCGCGTTTTCCTGCCCCTTGCGATAGATCGCTTCGAGCCGGTCAAGCTCCGCATCCAGCTTGCCGCGGAAACCCGGCCAGTCGAACTGACCCGCATCCGCGCTCCAGCCATAGGCGCGCGCCTCTTCGATGGCCGCCGGCGCGGTGGAGGCGAAGACCATCAGTTTCTTCGGGACGCAGCCGCGGATCACGCAGGTGCCGCCCATCCGGTATTCCTCGGCCAGTGCGACGCGCGCGCCATGCCCGGCCGAAATCCGGGCCGCCCGCACCCCGCCAGAACCGCCGCCGATGACGAAAAGGTCGTAGTCGAAGCTCATGGGGGCGCCTTCCTTCCTGATATTCCTTGGGTCTTGGCTTAGCGGTCCATGCGCTCAGGAGCAAGGCGGGGACGGAAAGACGCGCGCAAGGCGGGGATGCGTCACAGTGTTGTATCCCGGAGGCGCGCGTCCGGCGCCAAGATCAGTCCATATCGCGGAAGATATTCTCGTCCTCGGCGAACTCGATGGTCTCGTTGGCCACCGTGCCCTCATTGATGTCGCGGATCTCGACCTTGCCGTCGGTGCCGCCGATGATGACCTTGTCGCAGATGTCGATGAACAGGCCATTCTCGACCACGCCGGGAATCTGGTTCAGCACCAGCGCCAGCTGACGCGGGTTGCCGATGCGGTTGAGATGCAGATCGACGATGTAATTGCCTTCATCGGTAACGAAGGGCTGCTGGCCGTTCAGGCGCAGCGAGGTCTGGCGGCCCATCACGTCCATCGAATCCAGCAGTTCCTCGATCAGCGCGCGGGTGACCTGCCAGCCGAAGGGCACGACTTCGACGGGCAGCGGGAAGGCGCCCAGATGGTTCACTTCCTTGGAGGCATCGGTGATGACGATCATCTGATCGGACGCGGTGGCCACGATCTTTTCTTGCAGCAGCGCGCCGCCGCCACCCTTCACCAGGTTCAGGTCGGGGTCGAATTCGTCTGCCCCGTCGATCGTGATATCGAGCCATTTCGCTTCGTCGAGCGCCACGACCTTGATGCCGACCTGACGGGCGAGATCGGCGGTGCGTGTCGAGGTGGGCACCCCGATCAGCTGCAGCCCTTCGTCGCGGATACGCTCGCCAAGGCAGCGCACCATCCATGCGGCGGTCGAGCCGGTGCCGAGGCCCACACGCATCCCGTCTTCAACGAGGTCAACGGCACGGCGGGCGGCGGCGAATTTCGCCTTGTCGATCGGGGAGAGGTCGGCAGCCATTTGGCACTCCATTCATGGGCAGTCTGAGTTGCCGACGCTTATAGGCAATCAGGGGCGCTCAGGCGAGGGCTTTGTCGGCCTGTCTTCAGCGCAGGAGGAATTGTCGCATCCCGCCTGCCTGCTTGGCGTGGC
Proteins encoded in this region:
- a CDS encoding DegQ family serine endoprotease produces the protein MTILTGPGSMLRAGLSAATLAVALACAPLAGPAYARAAPESFAELVDQVSNSVVNITTSTTVAAPTGEMPNFPPGSPFEDLFRDFGLPNPNAPNGPNGRGAPRRSNALGSGFVISEDGYIVTNNHVIEDADEIEIEFFSGKRLDAKLVGTDPKTDIALLKVESDSPLPFVAFGDSDAVRVGDWVMAMGNPLGQGFSASAGIISARNRELSGSYDDYLQTDAAINRGNSGGPLFDMEGEVVGVNTAILSPNGGSIGIGFSMASNVVAKVVDQLKEYGETRRGWLGVKIQDVTADMAEAMGLEAPEGALVSEVPDGPAKEAGIEAGDVITSFDGGEVKSTRDLVRRVADAPVGEKVRVTVMRDGEAKTLLVTLGRREAAEGEQPPKAVQAPQEVEKDMLGLTVTPLTDELRTEMGLTKEANGLVIKQIDETSSAYEKGLRVGDLITEVGQKPVSAVDDFEERVQAAKDAGRKSILLLIRRAGEPRFVALPVE
- a CDS encoding DUF2065 family protein, with translation MAMLLTGLGLVLVIEGLALALAPSRIEEALDMLRAMSAGQRRALGLAALATGVAILWALRQFG
- the hflC gene encoding protease modulator HflC, encoding MMRGPIAIAVLVVLIFLGLNSVFVVDEREKALVLRFGEVQQVKTEPGLGFKIPVVDTIVKYDDRILSLTTQPLEVTPEDDRRLVVDAFARWRIVDAVKFREAVGAGGETTAKSRIDGILNNAIREVLGSVPSTAVLSDDRTPLMNRIRDLARREALSLGVDVIDVRLTRTDLPEQNLASTYGRMRAEREREAADERARGAEAAQRIRATADRTAVEVTSEAKKQAEIVRGEADAQANKVYADAYGKDRQFFAFVRALQFYAQSMKTQTSSLVTQPDSLYFDYGRFLRSIGENPGPETGAGRGSASASQVGQ
- the hflK gene encoding FtsH protease activity modulator HflK — its product is MSNGGPWGGGGGGGDDRDDDREDKRPGQRRPGEGGQIPEIEEFMRKGSEQLKVLMGGKGGGNRPNRPNGGGGGGKSPFPAKTAVVIGLVALVAIWLGSSLYKVNPEERSVELMFGRYYATKGPGLNLAPWPFITYSKVPVTREQTVDIGSGRAGTNDTGLMLTGDQNIVDLEFQVVWNISDPAKYLFNLGDPQDTIRAVSESAMRDIIARSNLAPILSTARGEIAGDLRSAVQNTLDSYDAGINIVRVNFNRADPPREVIDSFREVQAAQQERDRLEKEADAYANKVTAGARGEAAQVKEEAEGYRAQIVNAAEGDAARFNSILTEYEKAPEVTKRRMFYETMGKLLQNVDKVVVDTKDGAGGVVPYLPLDQLRKNSSSSSSTTNSTANTGGSN
- the gor gene encoding glutathione-disulfide reductase, whose translation is MSFDYDLFVIGGGSGGVRAARISAGHGARVALAEEYRMGGTCVIRGCVPKKLMVFASTAPAAIEEARAYGWSADAGQFDWPGFRGKLDAELDRLEAIYRKGQENAGVKVFDQRATVSGPHEVTLADGTKITTKHILVAVGGRPFVPEFPGCDLVMTSNDIFKLDILPQRILIVGGGYIACEFACILNGLGVQVTQYNRSPLLRGFDGEARDLIVDQMQANGVDIHTHVVITEIEKTENCLKVTCGDGREDEFDAVLYATGRTPNTEGLGLETAGVELGERGEVMVDEWSQTNVPSIFAVGDVTDRINLTPVAIREGHAFADTVFGANARPSDHELVASAVFTQPEFGTVGITEEEAEERGNAEVYVSSFRPMRSSFAGSDARVLMKLIVCRETRCVLGCHIVAPEAGELIQMVGIAVKMGATKEQFDATCAVHPTMGEELVTMRNPVRHY
- the rpiA gene encoding ribose-5-phosphate isomerase RpiA is translated as MAADLSPIDKAKFAAARRAVDLVEDGMRVGLGTGSTAAWMVRCLGERIRDEGLQLIGVPTSTRTADLARQVGIKVVALDEAKWLDITIDGADEFDPDLNLVKGGGGALLQEKIVATASDQMIVITDASKEVNHLGAFPLPVEVVPFGWQVTRALIEELLDSMDVMGRQTSLRLNGQQPFVTDEGNYIVDLHLNRIGNPRQLALVLNQIPGVVENGLFIDICDKVIIGGTDGKVEIRDINEGTVANETIEFAEDENIFRDMD